The genomic segment TCAGCTCGATGATTGCCCTGCCGGTTGCAGCAGCGCTCCAGCTGCACGTAGGCTTTAAGCGGACGGTGTTTTTCTCAATCTGCTTCGGGATCGCGGATATCATGCTCGGACTTGTCTGCTCGTACTATTTGAACGTCGCCCCCGGCGGCTTTACCGCGCTTATTTCGGTTTTTATGCTGCTGCTTGTATTGATACGCAAAAAGCTTCGAAGTCCTTTTTGAAAATATACGGTGCATCTACTTCGTTACTTGTTCAGCGAAGTACGTCCATGCACTTCGCTGAACACAAGTTTGACCAGTGTCAAACTTGTGTCTGCTTAATACGAGCGGCATCCGTGCCGCTGCTGAAAACGCTCAACGTATCATTTCCGACAAGGACGTCGGTGGTTCCACACAGCAGCAAGTTTTTCGCGAGAAAAACTTGTCGTTGAACAGTGTACACGGACGTACACTGTTCAACAGGCCTGCGCTTTATTTTTGCTCGCGCCTTGTGGTTTCAGAACGGACAGGGATGTCCGTGAAATTTAACAGAAGCGAGATTTGTGATATGCACAAATCTCGTCGTTGAGAAGCGTACACGGATGTACGCTTCTCAACAGTCTATTTTCAAAAGGCTAACGGAAAGTATATTTTCAAAAGTGGTACTATTCCTGTAACACAGACTGCAGCACTCGGTCTTTTTGGCGCCAATTTTTATCGACGCGCACCTGTAAATCAAGCTGTACCCGATAGGGAAAAATTTTACGCAGCTCTTTTTGGGATTCTACCCTGATTGCTTTAATCATCGCTGCGCCTTTACCGATAACCATCGCCTTTTGGCTTTCCCGCTCTACGCACAGGAAAGCACGGACAAAAAGCTCCTTGCCGTTCTTTTTCATCTCCATATCCTGAATATCAACATACAGTGCATGGGGAATTTCTTCGTAGAGGCGGCTGATTGCCTGCCCGCGGATAATTTCGGCAATACGGAAATCCACCGGCTGGTCGGTATAAAAGTCTTCGGGATACAAAAGTTCACCTTCGGGTAGGAGAGCAAACAGTGCGGCAAGCACGGGCTCTAGTCCCGTTTTTTCCTGCGCGGACAGCTCGAAAATTCGCTCTTGGAGTAGTTCGGGTAAGGCTTGCATCACACTCAAGCAGGTTTGCCCCGGACGTGCTGCGGGACTGTCGGTTTTATTAATACCGGCAATCAAGCGATCTTGTTTATTTTTCAGCAATGCACAGATAGCCAGCTCTTCTTCGCCGAACGGACGCGATGCATCGATAAGATACAGCACGGCATCCGCCTCTTGGAGACGGTTTTCCGCAATAAGCTGCATACGGCGGTTTATTTTTTTTTCACTGATATGATAACCGGGCGTATCAAGAAAGATAATCTGCCCCTGCTCCGCCGTAAGGATACCGCGGACGGAGCTGCGCGTGGTCTGCGGCAGTGCAGAAACAATCGATACTGTCCCGCCGCAAACACTGTTTAGAAATGTTG from the Treponema medium genome contains:
- the era gene encoding GTPase Era, coding for MRSGVVCIIGRPSAGKSTFLNSVCGGTVSIVSALPQTTRSSVRGILTAEQGQIIFLDTPGYHISEKKINRRMQLIAENRLQEADAVLYLIDASRPFGEEELAICALLKNKQDRLIAGINKTDSPAARPGQTCLSVMQALPELLQERIFELSAQEKTGLEPVLAALFALLPEGELLYPEDFYTDQPVDFRIAEIIRGQAISRLYEEIPHALYVDIQDMEMKKNGKELFVRAFLCVERESQKAMVIGKGAAMIKAIRVESQKELRKIFPYRVQLDLQVRVDKNWRQKDRVLQSVLQE